Part of the Kitasatospora sp. NBC_00374 genome is shown below.
CCCGTGCGCCACCGTGACGTGCGGGTGGTACGGGAAGGCCAGCTCCCGGGCCAGCGGGCCGGAGCGGACGTCCGCCTCCAGCGCCCGGCACTCCTGCGCGCCCTCCTCGACCCGGACGAACACCACCGGGGAGACCGGGCGGAAGCTCCCGCTCCCCCGCAGCAGCATCCGGAACGGCCGGTGGCCGGCCGCGACCGCCCGCAGGTGGGCCTCGATGCCCGGTAGTGCGGTGGTCGGCACCTCGGTCGGCGGCAGCAGGGTGACATGGGTCGGTATGGAACGGGCCAGCGGATCGCCGTGCCCGGCCCTGGCGTCCTGGATGCGTGTGCCGAACGGCTCCGGAACGGTTATGGACACCCCGATGGTGACGGCCTCGGGGAGGTCGCCACCGTCGGGAACGGAGTCCATCGGCATCAGCGCTTCGGCGCGAGGAAGCCGATGCGGTTGTAGACCGTGGCCAGGGTCTCGGACGCCACCGTCCGCGCCTTCTCCGCACCGAGGCCGAGCACCCGGTCCAGCTCCGCCGGATCGTCCAGGTAGCCCTGGGTACGGGCCTGGAAGGGCGTCACCCACTCGGCGAACAGCTCGGCCAGCTCGGTCTTGAGGGCGCCGTACATCCTGCCCTCGAAGTGCGCGACCAGCTGGTCGACGGACTGCCCGCTGAGCGCGGAGTGGATCCGCAGCAGGTTGGAGACGCCGGCCTTGTCCTCCTCGTCGTAGGAGACCACCGTGCCGGTGTCGGTCACCGCGCTCTTGAACTTCTTGGCGCTGACCTTGGCCTCGTCCAGCAGGTTGACCAGGCCCTTGGCGGAGGAGGCCGACTTGCTCATCTTGGCCGTCGGGTCCTGCAGGTCCAGGATCTTCGCCGTCTCCTTGAGGATGTACGGCTTCGGCAGCGTGAAGGTGGGCGCGTAGCGGCTGTTGAAGCGCTCCGCGAGGTCGCGGGTGAGCTCCAGGTGCTGGCGCTGGTCCTCGCCGACCGGCACCGCGTCCGCCTGGTAGAGCAGGATGTCGGCGATCTGCAGGATCGGGTAGGTGAACAGGCCGACCGAGGTGCGGTCGCTGCCCTGCTTGGCCGACTTGTCCTTGAACTGCGTCATCCGGGCGGCCTCGCCGAAGCCGGTGAGGCAGTTCATCACCCAGGCGAGCTGCGCGTGCTCGGGCACGTGGGACTGGACGAACAGGGTGCAGCGCTCGGGGTCCAGACCCGCGCCGAGCAGCTGCGCCGCCGAGATCCGGGTGTTCTCCCGGAGGGTGGTCGGATCCTGCTCGACGGTGATCGCGTGCAGGTCGACCACCATGTAGAAGGCGTCGTTCTCCTCCTGCAGGTCCACCCACTGGCGCACCGCGCCGAGGTAGTTGCCGAGGTGGAAGGAGCCGGAGGTGGGCTGGATACCGGAGAGGACCCGAGGACGGTCCTTCACCGGACCGGTGACCGCTGCGTTGACCATGGGCGCCATTGTTCCAGCTTCACCGACCGCTCAGGAAACTTCCGCCCCTGGAGGAATCGACAGTGTGACGGCACTCACCCTGATGCGTTCGATCCGGCGGCCGTCCAGCTTGGCCACCGTCAGCAGCGCGCCGCCCTCGATGGTCACCTGGTCCCCCGCCTCGGGCAGCCGGCCCAGCTCCCGCACCACGAAACCGGCCACCGTCTCGTACGGGCCCTCCGGCAGGGTGACGCCGGTCTCCTCGGTGAAGTCGGAGAGGTTGAGCAGGCCGTCCAGCTCCACGCCGC
Proteins encoded:
- a CDS encoding 2'-5' RNA ligase family protein, whose protein sequence is MDSVPDGGDLPEAVTIGVSITVPEPFGTRIQDARAGHGDPLARSIPTHVTLLPPTEVPTTALPGIEAHLRAVAAGHRPFRMLLRGSGSFRPVSPVVFVRVEEGAQECRALEADVRSGPLARELAFPYHPHVTVAHGLPEPVLDEAFEQARGFRAAFEVAGFSLSRFGPDEVWRPWHGYRFGPA
- the trpS gene encoding tryptophan--tRNA ligase, whose translation is MVNAAVTGPVKDRPRVLSGIQPTSGSFHLGNYLGAVRQWVDLQEENDAFYMVVDLHAITVEQDPTTLRENTRISAAQLLGAGLDPERCTLFVQSHVPEHAQLAWVMNCLTGFGEAARMTQFKDKSAKQGSDRTSVGLFTYPILQIADILLYQADAVPVGEDQRQHLELTRDLAERFNSRYAPTFTLPKPYILKETAKILDLQDPTAKMSKSASSAKGLVNLLDEAKVSAKKFKSAVTDTGTVVSYDEEDKAGVSNLLRIHSALSGQSVDQLVAHFEGRMYGALKTELAELFAEWVTPFQARTQGYLDDPAELDRVLGLGAEKARTVASETLATVYNRIGFLAPKR